The Salinibaculum sp. SYNS191 genome has a window encoding:
- a CDS encoding ABC transporter ATP-binding protein — MSSPQTPVAREREVDRATDAAAADAEPALVVEGLTKRFGSGDEAVTAVDDVSFAVEQGSVVGLLGPNGAGKTTTIKSILGMILPDAGSVRIQGIDVYDRPREAYAHVDAMLEGARNDYWRLTVRENLRYFTTIKGVDPDSIADRHDRLLEKLDLADKADEPVRSLSRGMKQKVSLASVLASEADVVFLDEPTLGLDVESSLTLRRELRRIVAERDMTAIVSSHDMDVVEDICDRVVIMNEGRVIADDTVPNLLSGGDSHTYRVTSPDFDERLVATLRADFDVVGVDRRNGATRVEVATDSEGFYALAATLRDNDVRLDAVNTVQADLEDIFVSLTGGDPRE; from the coding sequence ATGAGTTCCCCGCAGACACCGGTCGCCCGCGAGCGGGAGGTGGACCGGGCCACGGACGCCGCCGCTGCGGACGCGGAGCCGGCACTGGTCGTCGAGGGCCTGACCAAGCGCTTCGGCAGCGGCGACGAGGCGGTCACGGCCGTCGACGACGTCTCCTTCGCCGTCGAGCAGGGCTCCGTCGTCGGCCTCCTCGGCCCCAACGGCGCGGGCAAGACGACGACTATCAAGTCCATCCTCGGGATGATTCTGCCGGACGCGGGCAGCGTCCGCATCCAGGGCATCGACGTCTACGACCGCCCGCGGGAGGCCTACGCCCACGTGGACGCGATGCTGGAGGGCGCGCGCAACGACTACTGGCGGCTGACCGTCCGCGAGAACCTCCGCTACTTCACGACTATCAAGGGCGTCGACCCGGACTCCATCGCCGACCGCCACGACCGCCTGCTGGAGAAACTGGACCTGGCCGACAAGGCCGACGAGCCCGTTCGCAGCCTCTCCCGCGGGATGAAACAGAAGGTGTCCCTGGCCAGCGTCCTCGCCAGCGAGGCAGACGTGGTCTTCCTGGACGAACCGACGCTCGGCCTGGACGTGGAGAGTTCGCTGACGCTCCGGCGGGAACTGCGCCGCATCGTCGCCGAGCGGGACATGACCGCCATCGTCAGCAGCCACGACATGGACGTCGTCGAGGACATCTGCGACCGCGTCGTCATCATGAACGAGGGCCGGGTCATCGCCGACGACACCGTCCCCAACCTCCTCTCGGGCGGCGACAGCCACACCTACCGCGTGACGAGCCCGGACTTCGACGAGCGCCTGGTCGCCACACTGCGTGCGGACTTCGACGTCGTCGGCGTGGACCGCCGGAACGGCGCCACGCGCGTCGAGGTCGCCACCGATAGCGAGGGCTTCTACGCGCTCGCCGCGACGCTGCGGGACAACGACGTCCGCCTCGACGCGGTCAACACCGTCCAGGCCGACCTGGAGGACATCTTCGTCTCGCTGACCGGGGGTGACCCGCGTGAGTAA
- a CDS encoding cobalamin B12-binding domain-containing protein: MGVDQQQRTIRCLVAKVGLDGHDRGAHVISRAFRDAGFEVIYSGLHKSPDEIVQAAVQEDVDVLGISILSGAHDTLVPKIVDGLKEYGAFEDTLLLVGGIIPDDDEKELKDIGVSEVFGPGASMEEMIAFVRENVPERR, encoded by the coding sequence ATGGGCGTAGACCAACAACAGCGGACGATACGGTGTCTGGTGGCCAAGGTCGGACTGGACGGGCACGACCGCGGCGCACACGTCATCTCGCGAGCGTTCCGCGACGCGGGCTTCGAGGTCATCTACTCGGGGCTCCACAAGTCCCCGGACGAAATCGTGCAGGCGGCGGTCCAGGAGGACGTCGACGTGCTCGGCATCTCGATTCTCTCCGGCGCACACGACACGCTCGTCCCGAAAATCGTCGACGGGCTGAAAGAGTACGGTGCCTTCGAGGACACGCTCCTGCTGGTCGGCGGCATCATCCCGGACGACGACGAGAAAGAGCTGAAGGACATCGGCGTCTCCGAGGTCTTCGGCCCCGGCGCGTCGATGGAGGAGATGATCGCGTTCGTCCGCGAGAACGTGCCCGAGCGCCGATGA
- the meaB gene encoding methylmalonyl Co-A mutase-associated GTPase MeaB produces the protein MTADLIAELLDGQHRALARVITKIENREPGYRNLVSQLHEHTGHADVIGITGSPGAGKSTLVDKMAATYREQGLTVGVIAIDPSSPFTGGAVLGDRIRMASNVGDMDVFFRSMSARGSLGGLSTATTDAVKALDAFGKDKIIIETVGAGQNEIDIVKMADTVAVLVPPGSGDDVQMLKAGILEIADLFVVNKADLDGADRTVQELREMIEYRDGGVPSMVGHHGASATGGGFERAEADTEDGDDWTPPIVETVAKDDEGVDDVLAALADHRTHLETSGELEEQEQMRYAEEIRTLLREDLSVLLEREIDRRGGLDDYVERVRNRETDPYAVSDEILDPIVDCLERQRD, from the coding sequence ATGACGGCCGACCTGATCGCGGAGTTGCTGGACGGCCAGCACCGGGCTCTCGCACGCGTCATCACGAAGATAGAGAACCGCGAGCCGGGGTATCGCAACCTCGTCTCGCAGTTGCACGAACACACCGGGCACGCCGACGTCATCGGCATCACCGGCTCGCCGGGGGCCGGCAAGTCCACGCTGGTCGACAAGATGGCCGCCACGTACCGCGAGCAGGGACTGACCGTCGGCGTCATCGCCATCGACCCGTCCTCGCCTTTCACCGGCGGGGCGGTCCTCGGCGACCGCATCCGGATGGCCTCCAACGTCGGCGACATGGACGTGTTCTTCCGCTCGATGTCGGCCCGCGGGTCGCTCGGGGGACTCTCGACGGCCACGACGGACGCCGTGAAGGCGCTCGACGCCTTCGGCAAGGACAAGATAATCATCGAGACGGTCGGCGCGGGGCAAAACGAGATTGACATCGTCAAGATGGCCGACACGGTGGCCGTCCTCGTCCCCCCGGGCAGCGGCGACGACGTGCAGATGCTCAAGGCCGGCATCCTCGAAATCGCCGACCTCTTCGTCGTCAACAAGGCCGACCTGGACGGCGCGGACCGGACCGTCCAGGAACTCCGGGAGATGATAGAGTACCGCGACGGCGGCGTCCCGAGCATGGTCGGCCACCACGGAGCCAGCGCCACCGGCGGCGGCTTCGAGCGCGCCGAAGCGGACACGGAGGACGGGGACGACTGGACCCCGCCGATCGTCGAGACCGTCGCGAAAGACGACGAGGGCGTCGACGACGTCCTCGCCGCGCTGGCGGACCACCGCACGCACCTCGAAACCAGCGGCGAACTCGAAGAACAGGAGCAGATGCGTTACGCCGAGGAGATACGGACGCTCCTGCGGGAGGACCTGAGCGTCCTGCTGGAGCGGGAAATCGACCGCCGGGGCGGGCTGGACGACTACGTCGAGCGCGTCCGGAACCGCGAGACCGACCCCTACGCAGTCTCGGACGAGATTCTCGACCCCATAGTCGACTGTCTGGAGCGACAGCGGGACTGA
- a CDS encoding M20 family metallopeptidase, with translation MNGDRDAVAAFVGDHRDDLIDLTADLLAVDTQNPPGETAPLAAALRETFDDLGIATERVAADPVKPNLVATIPGESDRTLLYDGHLDTVPFDATRWTHDPLGERDGDRLYGRGAADMKGAVAAMVLAARAFVETDTTPPLTLQFAFVSDEETGGEAGLPTLLAQRNLTADGCVIGETTCEGGRHSVTVADRGSIWLTLAATGEAAHGSRPLLGENAIDRLYGAVERIRREFGGERLDLDPALDDIVEESVAYYAPRMGADAARDLFTYPSVNLGTIEGGESINSVPESARARIDIRLAPAVDTDQMLARIRDCVAGCEGITVEDVSWSVGTYEPTDSPFVSAVVETAASVTGERVYRRSATGGGDAKTLRNAGIPTVEFGLGTDTAHAVDEYTTADALVGNATVYATLPFEFAEKVTET, from the coding sequence ATGAACGGGGACCGCGACGCCGTCGCGGCCTTCGTCGGCGACCATCGCGACGACCTCATCGACCTGACTGCGGACCTCCTCGCCGTCGACACGCAGAACCCGCCCGGAGAGACTGCCCCACTTGCCGCCGCGCTCCGCGAGACGTTCGACGACCTGGGTATCGCGACCGAGCGCGTCGCCGCCGACCCCGTGAAGCCGAACCTGGTCGCGACTATCCCCGGCGAGTCCGACCGGACGCTGCTGTACGACGGCCACCTCGACACCGTGCCCTTCGACGCGACCCGGTGGACTCACGACCCGCTGGGCGAGCGCGACGGGGACCGGCTCTACGGCCGCGGCGCGGCCGACATGAAGGGGGCCGTCGCCGCGATGGTCCTCGCAGCGCGGGCCTTCGTCGAGACGGACACGACGCCACCGCTCACCCTGCAGTTCGCGTTCGTCAGCGACGAGGAGACCGGCGGCGAGGCCGGCCTGCCGACCCTGCTCGCTCAGAGGAACCTCACCGCCGACGGCTGCGTCATCGGCGAGACGACCTGCGAGGGTGGCCGCCACTCGGTGACCGTCGCCGACCGGGGGAGCATCTGGCTGACGCTCGCTGCAACCGGCGAGGCCGCCCACGGCTCGCGGCCGCTGCTCGGCGAGAACGCCATCGACCGCCTGTACGGGGCCGTCGAGCGCATTCGGCGCGAGTTCGGCGGCGAACGCCTCGACCTGGACCCCGCACTCGACGACATCGTGGAGGAGTCCGTCGCGTACTACGCGCCGCGGATGGGTGCCGACGCCGCCCGTGACCTGTTCACCTACCCGTCGGTCAACCTCGGCACTATCGAGGGCGGCGAGAGCATCAACTCGGTCCCGGAGTCGGCGCGTGCACGCATCGACATCCGCCTCGCGCCCGCGGTGGACACCGACCAGATGCTCGCGCGCATCCGGGACTGCGTCGCCGGCTGCGAGGGCATCACCGTCGAGGACGTCAGCTGGTCGGTCGGGACCTACGAACCGACCGATAGCCCGTTCGTCTCCGCTGTCGTCGAGACGGCCGCGTCGGTCACCGGCGAGCGGGTCTACCGCCGCAGCGCCACCGGCGGCGGCGACGCGAAGACGCTGCGCAACGCCGGCATCCCCACCGTCGAGTTCGGACTTGGGACCGACACCGCTCACGCTGTCGACGAGTACACGACCGCCGACGCGCTGGTGGGCAACGCGACGGTCTACGCCACGCTGCCATTCGAATTCGCCGAAAAAGTCACTGAAACGTAG